GGCGAGCTGGACGACCGGGTCGCCGCGGTCATCGGCACGGCAGTAGAGGCCGTTCTCGAACAGCTTCTTCGACAGGAAGCCGTAGAGGATCCGCTCGGTCTCGTCGTCGTCGAAGCTCTCCTTCGTCGCCTTGTCCTTGACCAGCTCGATTCCGTAGAAGTAGCCGTTGCCGCGGACGTCGCCGACGATCGGCAGGTCGTGGAGCTTCTCCAGCGTGGACCGGAAGGCCGCCTCGTTGTCGAGGACGTGCTGGTTGAGCTTCTCGCGCTCGAACAGGTCGAGGTTGGCGAGGCCGACGGCCGCGGAGACGGGGTGGCCGCCGAAGGTGTAGCCGTGCAGGAAGGTGTTGTCGCCCTTGTAGAAGGGCTCGGCTATGCGGTCCGAGACGACGCAGGCGCCGATCGGGGAGTAGCCCGAGGTCATGCCCTTGGCGCAGGTGATCATGTCGGGGACGTAGCCGAACTTGTCGCAGGCGAACATCGTGCCGAGCCGGCCGAAGGCGCAGATGACCTCGTCCGACACCAGCAGCACGTCGTACTGGTCGCAGATCTCGCGGACCCGCCGGAAGTAGCCGGGCGGCGGCGGGAAGCAGCCGCCCGCGTTCTGCACCGGCTCCAGGAAGACGGCCGCGACCGTCTCGGGGCCCTCGAAGAGGATCTGCTGCTCGATCTGGTCGGCGGCCCAGCGGCCGAAGGCCTCCGGGTCGTCGCCGTGGATCGGGGCGCGGTAGATGTTGGTGTTCGGGACCTTGTGCGCGCCCGGCACCAGCGGCTCGAAGGGGGCCTTCAGGGCCGGCAGGCCGGTGATGGACAGGGCGCCCTGCGGGGTGCCGTGGTAGGCGACGGCGCGGGAGATGACCTTGTACTTGGTCGGCTTGCCCTGGAGCTTGAAGTACTGCTTGGCGAGCTTCCACGCGGTCTCGACCGCCTCGCCGCCGCCGGTGGTGAAGAAGACCTTGTTCAGATCGCCGGGCGCGTGGGAGGCGATACGTTCCGCCAGTTCGACGGCCTTCGGGTGGGCGTACGACCACACCGGGAAGAAGGCCAGCTCCTGCGCCTGCTTGAACGCGGTCTCCGCGAGCTCGGTGCGGCCGTGGCCCGCCTGGACCACGAAGAGACCGGCGAGACCGTCGAGGTACCGCTTGCCCTTGTCGTCGTAGATGTACGTGCCCTCGCCCCGGACGATGGTGGGGACCGGGGAGTTCTCGTACGAGGACATGCGGGTGAAGTGCATCCACAGGTGGTCGTACGCGGTCTGGCTGAGGTCCTTGGGGCTCACGGTCATCGCGTCCTCACGGTTATCGGGTTCCCCACATGTAGGTCTGCTTCTTGAGCTTGAGATAGACGAAGCTCTCCGTCGATCGCACGCCGGGCAGGGTCCGGATGCGCTTGTTGATGACCTCCAGGAGGTGGTCGTCGTCCTCGCAGACGATCTCCGCCAGCAGGTCGAAGGAGCCGGCGGTGATCACGAGGTACTCCACCTCCGACATGGCCGTCAGCGCGTCCGCCACCGGATCCAGGTCGCCGTCGACGTGGATGCCGAGCATCGCCTGGCGCCGGAAGCCCACGGTGAGCGGGTCCGTGACGGCGACGATCTGCATCACGCCCTGGTCGAGCAGCTTCTGCACGCGCTGGCGCACCGCCGCCTCGGAGAGGCCGACGGCCTTGCCGATCGCGGCGTACGGCCGTCGGCCGTCCTCCTGCAGCTGCTCGACGATGGCGAGGGAGACGGCGTCCAACTGAGGAGTGCCGTTCCTGGGCTCCCGGGAGTCCCTGGAGTCCTTCGGGTCTGCGCTTCGACTGGCCACGGCCTCACTGTGCACGACGTCTCGACAGTTCCGCAAGCCTCAACCGATGAAATTCGTTGTTTACGAGGTCGTAGCTTGCGGATTTCGCAGTCAGCGAGGTGTCAGGGGTGTTGAAAACGTGGGGTGGCGGATTAGGGTGGTGTCTCAAAGGATGGACACCCCAACCTGGACACCCAACCTGGAGGGCCGGCAGTGAGCACCGAGCTGCGTCGTCTGCGCAACTACATCGATGGTGAATTCCGTGACGCCGTCGACGGACGGACCACCGAGGTGGTCAACCCCGCGACGGGCGAGGCCTACGCGACCGCGCCGCTGTCCGGACAGGCCGACGTCGACGCGGCGATGGCCGCCGCCGAGGCCGCGTTCCCGGGCTGGCGGGACACGACCCCGGCCGAGCGCCAGAAGGCCCTGCTGAAGATCGCCGACGCCTTCGAGGAGCGGGCCGAGGAGCTGATCGCGGCCGAGGTGGAGAACACGGGCAAGCCGATCGGGCTGACCCGCTCCGAGGAGATCCCGCCGATGGTGGACCAGATCCGCTTCTTCGCGGGCGCCGCGCGGATGCTGGAGGGGCGCTCGGCCGGCGAGTACATGGAGGGCATGACCTCGATCGTGCGCCGCGAGCCGGTCGGCGTCTGTGCCCAGGTCGCGCCCTGGAACTACCCGATGATGATGGCCGTGTGGAAGTTCGCGCCGGCGATCGCCGCGGGCAACACCGTCGTGCTGAAGCCGTCGGACACCACGCCCGCGTCGACCGTCCTGATCGCCGAGATCATCGGGTCGATCCTGCCCAAGGGCGTCTTCAACGTGATCACCGGCGACCGTGACACCGGCCGGCTGATGGTCGAGCACCCGATCCCGGCCATGGCGTCCATCACCGGGTCCGTGCGGGCCGGTATGTCCGTCGCCGAGTCCGCGTCCAAGGACCTCAAGCGGGTCCACCTGGAGCTGGGCGGCAAGGCGCCGGTCGTCGTCTTCGCCGACACCGACATCGCCAAGGCCGTCGAGGACATCTCGGTGGCGGGCTTCTTCAACGCCGGGCAGGACTGTACGGCCGCGACCCGGGTCCTCGTCCAGGAGGGCATCCACGACGAGTTCGTGGCGGCGCTCGCCAAGGCGGCGGCCGAGACGAAGACTGGGCAGCCGGACGACGAGGACGTGCTCTTCGGTCCGCTGAACAACCCCAACCAGCTCAAGCAGGTCGCCGGGTTCATCGAGCGGCTGCCGGCCCACGCCAAGGTCGAGGCCGGTGGCCACCAGGTCGGCGAGAAGGGGTACTTCTACGCGCCGACCGTCGTCTCCGGGCTGAAGCAGGACGACGAGATCATCCAGCGGGAGGTCTTCGGGCCGGTCATCACCGTGCAGTCCTTCTCCGACGAGGGACAGGCCGTCGAGTGGGCGAACGGCGTGGAGTACGCGCTGGCCTCGTCGGTGTGGACGAAGGACCACGGGCGGGCCATGCGGATGTCGAAGGCGCTGGACTTCGGGTGTGTGTGGATCAACACGCACATCCCGCTGGTCGCCGAGATGCCGCACGGCGGGTTCAAGAAGTCCGGGTACGGCAAGGACCTGTCGGGATACGGGTTCGACGACTACACGCGGATCAAGCACGTGATGACGTCGTTGGACTGAGGGTTCGTCGACGGCTGAGGGTTGGTTGTGGCTGGTCGCGCCGTTCCCCGCGCCCCTTTTGGGCTGCCTTCGGCCCATCAGGGCGCGGGGGTCCCCGTGTTGACGCGTCGCTCCCTGCTGGGCGCGGCCGCGTCTCTCGGTGTGCTGACCGGGTGCGGTGTGCCCGCCGCCTACGTGGCGCCGGGCGACCGGGCCGGGGTCGATCTCTCGGCCCGCGACAAGCGGCTGAGCTGGTCGAACTGGCCCCTCTACATCGACACGGACGACGAGGACGACACCCGGCGGCCGACCCTGGAGGCGTTCGAGGAGCGCACCGGGATCGCCGTCGACTACGTCGAGGAGATCAACGACAACGACGAGTTCTTCGGCAAGATCAGCCCGGCGCTGATGAACCACCAGCAGACCGGCCGTGACCTCGTGGTCGTCAGCGACTGGATGTGCGCCCGGTTCGTACGGCTCGGATGGGTGCAGGAGATGGACCGGGCCCGGCAGCCGAACGTCAGCCGCCATCTGGATCCGCAGCTCCGGTCGCCCGCCTTCGACCCCGGCCGGGCCTTCACCGTGCCCTGGCAGTCGGGGATCACCGGTATCGCGTACAACCGGCGGAGGGTGGGCCGCGAGATACGCCGGGTCGCCGACCTGTGGGCGGACGACCTCAAGGGGCGGGTCACCCTGCTCTCCGGTCTGGACGAGGCGTTCGCGCTGCTGATGCAGGGCAACGGTGTCGATGTCACGCGCTGGACGGCGGACGACTTCCACACCGTCTGCGACCAGGTCGCCTCCCGCGTCCGGCGCGGCCACATCCGCCGCTTCACGGGCAACGACTACATCAAGGACCTCTCCAGTGGGGACGTCCTCGCCTGCCAGGCCTACTCCGGGGACGTCATCCAACTCCAGGCCGACGACCCGGACATCCGGTTCGTCGTTCCCGAGGAGGGCGCCGAGCTCTGGTCCGAGTCCCTGATGATCCCCAACCTCGCCCGCCACAAGACCAGCGCCGAGCGCCTGGTCGACCACTACTACGACCCCGAGGTGGCCGCCGAACTCGCGGCCTGGGTCAACTACGTCTGCCCCGTCCCGGCGGCCCGCGACGTCCTGGCCTCCGCCAAGGACGAGGAGACCGCCGCCCTCGCCGAGGACCCCCTGATCTTCCCGGACGATGCCATGCGCGCCCGGCTCGCCGTCGCCCGGGACATCACGTCCGGGGAACGCCGTGAGTTCGCGCGCCGGTGGAACGGGATCGTGGGTCTGTAGGGCGGGCGCCGGCGAGTCGGGGGAGCGGTGGGGCGCGCCCGGGGGCGCCGGGGCGAGCGGGGAGCGTGCCGGGGGCTGACGGGTCACTTCGGGGTGGTGCCGGCGTTGGAGAGGGCGGGGACGGCGGCCGCCTCGTCCGCGTCGTCGTCCTCGCCCCCGTCGTCCTCGTCGGTGTCGAACGCAGGAGGGCCGTCATGCGGCTGACCGACCATGTCACGCTCGTCGCCAGCGGAGCGTACGGATTCGATCTCAGCGACCCGCTGGACTGCCATGTCTATCTGGTGCGGGGCACCCGGCACAGCGCGCTGGTGGACGCCGGAGCCGGATGGTCCGCCGAGGCGATCGTGCGGGCCGTGCGTGCCACCGGCGCCGACCCCCGGCATCTCCTCCTCACCCACGGCCACGCCGACCACGCGGGCGGAGCCGCCGCGCTCGCCGAACGGCTGCCCGGGCTGCGCGTGCTGGCCGGTGCCGAGGCCAGGGGGTGGATCGCGGCGGGCGACGAGGCGGGCGTCAGCCTGGACCGGGGGAAGGCGTCGGGGTACTACCCGGCCGACTACACCTTCGCCCCCTGCCCCCGGGTCGAGGCCCTGCCCGACGGCGCGGAGATCGACCTCGGCGGCGGCGTGGTCCTGCGTGCCGTCGCGACGCCCGGTCATGCCGACGGCCACCTCTGCTATCACCTGCGCACGCCCGGCCACCAGGCTCTCTTCTCCGGGGACTGTGTCTTCACCGGGGGCCGCATCTCGCTCCAGAACCTGCACGACTGCCGGGTCCCCGAGTACGCGGCCAGTCTGCACCGGCTGGCCGCCCTTGATGTGGACGCGCTGTTCCCCGGTCACCACGAGGTCTCGCTCGCGCGGGCCGGCCGGCACCTGGAGGCCGCCCGCGACACCCTCGCCCGTGGACTGCTGCCGAGGAGCACGACCTGACTCCGCGCGACGGGCACGCCGTGGCCACTCCGTACGACTCCGTTTCTCTTCGGGGCGTTCCGGGGCGAATTGCGGCGGGACATTCGTGACGGCCCTGTGGAGATAATGCAACTGTCTATCGCGCGGTGGCGTTTTATCGGCTTTTCGGGGTCGATTCGGGCCTGACGGATCCGCCGACAAAGGGTTGCGGCACACCCCGCCGTGCCGTAGTTACGTGAATCATGAACCTGTTCACCCGTGCTGCGTCCCTGCGCCGCCCGGCAGCCCCCACAGCCGCGCAACTCCCCCACGAGTCCGCGGCATTCGCTCCCGACGGCACGACCGACCCCGCCCTCGCGATGCTGACCGGCGAATGGATGATCGACGCGGCGCACAGTCGTATCGGTTTCTCCGTCCGGCACGCCCTGGTCACGACCGTGCGCGGGGCGTTCACCGAATATCAGAGCCGCCTCTATTTCGACGGCCGCGATCCCTCGCGTTCACGCGCCGAGATAGTGCTGTCCACCACCTCCGTCGACACCGGTGTGGAACAACGCGACGCCCATCTGATGGGCCGCGATTTCCTGGATGCCGCGACTTATCCGCGTATGCGTTTCGTCAGCACCGCGGTGCGGCTCGTCGGCAACGATGTCTACCGCATGGCCGGTGAACTCACGATCAAGAGCATCACCCGCCCCGTCGATCTGGAACTCACCTACATAGGGCACGTCATGGACCCGTTCGGATACGAGCGGGTCGGTTTCGACGGAACCACCACCATCAATCGTTCCGAATGGGGCCTCACCTACAACCAACGGCTCGCGGAGGGCGGCGCCATGGTGAGCGAGAAGGTGCGCCTGCAGTTCGACATTGCCGCGATCCGCTCGATCCCCGGCGGCTGACGGTCCGACGCGTTTCCCGAGGGGCCCGGCATCTGTGCCGGGCCCCACTTTTGAACACGTTCAAGTGGGGGCGTACGCTCACCTCATGAGCGACAGAGCCGCCCTGCTGAAGGGCATCCGTGCGTGGCTGGTCTTCTTCGTGGTCTGTCTGGTGCTGAGCGGCGCCACGGCCTTCCCCCTGGTCCACGAGCTGCGCTGGACCGAGGAGTTGTTGCGGTCGCTGTCCGTCGGGGAGTACCTGCCGGCGCTCGTCGAGTGGATCGAGCGCGTACGGGCGGGGCTCGACCAAGCCGACGCCGAGTACCCCTTCCTCCTGTACGGCACGGACTGGCTGGCCTTCGCGCACCTGGTGATCGCGGTGTCCTTCTACGGCCCCTACCGCGACCCGGTCCGCAACATCTGGGTCATCGAGTTCGGCATGATCGCCTGCGCGGGGATCATCCCGCTGGCCCTGATCTGCGGGCCGATCCGGGACATCCCCTTCTGGTGGACCGTGATCGACATGTCGTTCGGCGTCCTCGGGGTGATCCCGCTGTACGTCGTGTGGCGGCGGATCAAGCGGCTGGAGGCCCTCACCGGCGGATGGGACCGGAAAACTGTTATCCCCGCCGCCTCCACACCGTCTCCCTAGGCACCCCTGTCTCCCCACATACAGGAGCGAGCCGTATGAGCAGTGTGCGCGGTGTGATCTCCGCCTCGGAGGTTCCCCATGTCGGAGCGATGGCTGAGAAGGTACGGAACACAGCCGAGTGAACAGGGTGAGCCCAGCGGGACCGAAGGGGACGTACGTGGACGGGCGGCAGTGGCGCTCCACCATCGCGGCCGCGCAGGCGGGGGACCGGCGCGCCCTCGACGAGCTGGTCGAGGGCTGGTTGCCGCTCGTCTACAACATCGTCGGCCGGGCCCTCAACGGCCACGCCGACGTCGACGACGTCGTGCAGGAGACCATGCTGCGCGCCGTCGGCAACCTCGACACGCTGCGTGATCCGGACAGCTTCCGGTCCTGGCTGGTCGCGATCGCGATGCGGCAGATACGGGACCGGGCCCGCCGCCGCACCGCCGACCAGCTCGACGACCACGACGCCCACGATGCCGCCGACTTCGCCGAACTGACCGTGCTGCGGCTGCAGTTGGAGGGACAACGCAAGGAGGTCGCGGAAGCGGTCCGCTGGCTCGACGACGAGGACCGGCAGCTGTTGTCGCTGTGGTGGCTGGAGGTCGCGGGCGAACTCACCCGACGCGAACTGGCCGCCGCCGTCGGCATCAGCCGGCAGCACGCCGCCGTACGCGTCCAGCGGATGAAGGCCCGGCTGGAGACCGCGCGCGGCATCGTCCGCGCCCTCGACTCCTCCTGCTCCGACCTGGGACGCGTCACCGCGCGCTGGAGCGGACAGCCCGACTCGGTGTGGCGCAAGCGCATCGCCCGGCACATCCGGGGCTGCGCCCGCTGCGACGGTCACGGCCGCCCCGGCGAGGTCGTCGTCCCCGCCGAACGCCTCCTCGTCGGGCTCGCCCTGGTCCCCGTCCCCGTCGGCTTCACGCTGTCCCTGGCGTTCGGCGGCAAGACGGCCGTGGCGGCGACCGCGGCGACCGCCTCCGTGGGTTGGTCCGCCAAGGTGATCGGCCTCCTCACCAAGCCGGTCGTCGCTGTCTCGGCCGGCGCGACGATCGTCGCCGGGGGCGCGTACGTCGTGACGCAACCCCCGGTCGACCGGCCGGCGCAGGCAGCCCCGTCGGCGATGAGCACGGCCCGTGGCCCCGCGGCTCCGGTGCCCCGGCCCCCGTCGCCCTCCTCGCTGTCGTCGTCCCCCTCGCCCTCGGCCTCCCCGTCGGCCACGAAGAAGAAGGCTCCGCGGGACCTGTACGGCACCGTCGTCGACGTGGCGGACGCGGCACCGGACCCGGACACCCCGCCCGCGGCCCTCCCTCGGCGGCCCGAGTCCGGCATCACCAGCAGCGGTGGCGCGCGGACCGTGATGAACCACCGCGGCAACCAGGTGACGTTCACGGGACAGGGGTACGTCCTGGTGCGCTGGCAGATCTCGCCCCAGTACCGGCCGGGCGGTCTGGTCATGCCGGCCTGGACCGGCCTCGACGGCAAGCTCTTCCACGTCGCCTCGGGCGGCGGCCGCCGCATGGACGACCCGACCTCCGCCGACGGGAAGACCTCGGGCATGGGCGGCCCCGACACCGGCTACACCGTCCTGCCCGACGGCACCCAACAGATGTGGCAGAACGAGTACTTCTACCTCGACGGCACGGTCACCCTCGTTCAGAACGAACGCGGCGCCGACTACGGCATCACCGTGGCGCCCTCCAGTTGGGACGCCGTCACCGAGGACATCACCGTCGGACCCGAGCGGGGGGCCATCCGCTACGGCCTCGTCCGCGACGACGGCAAGGACTCGGCGCCGGTGCCGCAGTACGTCACCCGCGAGAAGCCGAAGGACGCGGCGACCGTGCCCCAGCGGTCCGAGGTGTAGCCGCGTCCGTGCCGGCGGGGGCGGGGGCGGGCCGCTGATCGCGTGGCCCCCCGCTCCCTCAACGGGCCGGACGCACCTCACCGGTGGCCCTGAGGGTGCACAGGGCGTCGATCCGGTTGGTGGTGATCGAGTCGACGCCCCAGGAGAGCAGGCGGCGCATGGAGCGTCGGGTGTCCGGGGTCCAGGCGGACAGGAGGTAGCCGTCCCGGTGGACGCGCTCCGCCAAGGGGCGGGTGAGGAGGCCGAAGCGGTAGTTCAGCCAGCGCGGCCGGATCGCGTCGAGGAGGGCGGGACGCGGTGGCGCGGAGGTCTTCCAGGTGAGGGCGAGCTCGGCCGCGGGGGCGGCGGCGCGGACGGCCAGCACGGTCCGCGGGTCGGCGCTGTAGTAGACCCGGTCCTCGGCATCGCACTCCCGTACGACGCCGAGGATCTGCCGCACCGCCCGGGGGTTCACCGCACCGGGCAGGTCCACCATGACGCGGCTGCCCCCGGTGGCGAGCAGCGCGTCGGCCAGCGTCGGCACCCCGTCGGCCGTCAGCCCGCGCAGCTCCGCGGCGGAGAGCGCGGCCAGCGGCCGGTCCACCTCCCAGAGCCGGTTCAGCGTCGAGTCGTGGAGCAGGACCGGCACCCCGTCACGGGTCGTGCGTACGTCGAACTCGACGGCGTCCGCACCCAGTTCGAGCCCGGCCCGCAGGGAGTCGAGCGTGTTCTCACGGTGGTGGTAGGGGGCGCCGCGATGGGCGACGGCGGTCACGGTGCGCATGTGATGGTTTCTTGGTGCCGATCGGGTCAGGGGGTCAGCCAGGCCGAGGTGTAGGTGTCGATCTCGGCGGTCACCCGGGCCTTGCCGGGCTCGTCGAGGAAGGACGCGTCCACGGCGTTCCTGGCGAGCGCGGCCACGCCCTGCTCGTCGAGGTCGAGGAGGCGCGCGGCGACCGCGTACTCGGTGTTCAGGTCGGTGCCGAACATCGGGGGGTCGTCGGAGTTGACGGTGACCAGCACGCCGGCCCGCACGAACTCCTTGATGGGGTGCTCGTCGAGGGTGCGGACCGCCCGGGTCGCTATGTTCGAGGTCGGGCAGACCTCCAGGGGGATCCGCCGCTCGGCGAGATGGGCCAGCAGCTTCGGGTCGCGGGCCGCGCTGGTGCCGTGGCCGATGCGCTCCGCGCGCAATTCGTTGAGCGCGTCCCAGATCGTCTCGGGCCCTGTGGTCTCGCCGGCGTGCGGCACGGAGTGCAGGCCGGCCGCGATCGCCCGGTCGAAGTGCGGCTTGAACTGCGGCCTCGGCACTCCGACCTCGGGCCCGCCGAGCCCGAACGACACCAGCCCCTCCGGCCGCAGCCGGTCCTCGGTGGCGAGCCGCAGGGTCTCGTCGGCCGCGGCCGTCCCCGCCTCGCCGGGAACGTCGAAGCACCACCGCAGCACGGTCCCGAACTCGGCCTCCGCCGCTTTCCGGGCGTCCTCGATCGCGTCCATGAAGGCCCGCTCCTCGATCCCGCGACGGGTGGAGGAGTACGGCGTGACGGTCAGCTCGGCGTAGCGCACCTGCTGCCGGGCGAGGTCCCGCGCCACCTCGAACGTCAGCAGCCGGACGTCCTCCGGGGTGCGGATCAGGTCGACGACGGACAGATATACCTGGATGAAGTGGGCGAAGTCCGTGAACGAGAAGTAGTCCGCGAGCGCCTCGGGGTCCGTGGGCACCTGGGAGTCGGGGTGGCGGGCGGCCAGTTCCGAGACGATACGGGGGGAGGCGGAGCCGACGTGGTGCACGTGCAGTTCGGCCTTGGGCAGACCGGCGATGAAGGCGTGCAGATCGCGGGTGCCGGGAGCGGCGGCGGTGTCGGCGACGGCGGGGCTCAGGGGCACGCCCTGCGCGGTGCGGTGGTCGGTCAAGGTTCCTCCCCGGGAACGGCGTCCGCCCAGGACCGTGGTCCGCCGCGGGGGACGCGGGTGATCGGCTGATCGATGACTCGGGGATCATCGTAGGCGGCCGTCCGCACGTCGATCCCCGGGCCTTAGCATGACCGAACGTACAGCTGCTCGCGTACGACGGAAAAGCGACGCAGAACGGCACGGAACGTCACAGGGGGACCCGCTCATGTCAGCCGACGAGGCACCGATTCCGGACACACCCAACGCCCCACGGCCGGGCCGGTGGGCACCCCCACAGGGCGACGCCGAGCTGTCGCCGACGGTGGTCGACGGCGCCACCCTCCCGACGGTGACCGATGACGCCGCCCCGCTGACGGTGGTCGACGGTGCCGAGCTCCCGACGATGATCGACGACGCCGTGCCGCTGACGGTGGTGGACGGTACGACGCTCCCCACGGTGACCGAGGACTCTGCCCCGTCGCCGTCGCCGTCGCCGTCGCCGTCGCCGTCGCCGTCGCCGTCGAGTGACAGTGCGGAACTGCTGACGGTGGCCGACGGAGTGCCCCTGACGACCGCGCCGGACGCCGTCCCGCAGCCCGAGGACGCGATACCGACCCCGACGCTCGCCGAGGCGCCCGCTGGGACACCGACCCCGACGGTCGCCCTCGACAAGCCGAGCGTCCCGAGCGAGCCGACCGCTTCCGTCGCCCCCGCGCCTCAGGCCCCGCACGACCCCTGGGCCGCACCGGCCGACACCCCGGCCCATGGCAGCCCCGCGCACACGCCGACCCCCGCGCCGCAGCCCTGGGCGGGCCCGGGGGCGTTCGCACCCCCGGGTGACCGGCAGCAGCCTGCGACGGCGTCCGCCCCCAACCCGTTCGCCCCGCCCGCGCCCGGCGCACCTCACGCGTCCTACCCGCCGCCCGCGGCCGCCGCGCCCTACGCGACCCCCGGTGCGGCCGTTCCCCCTCCGCCCATCGGTCCCGAAGGTCCGGGGCAGGTCCCGTACGGCTACTCCCCGCACCCGGCGTACCCCGGTGTCCACGCGCACCCCGGCGCCGGCTATCCCGCTCCGGGCGCGGGCTACGCCTGGCCCCTGTTGGCGCCGCCGCCGAGCAACGGCATGGGGATCGCGGCG
This genomic stretch from Streptomyces deccanensis harbors:
- a CDS encoding gamma-aminobutyraldehyde dehydrogenase, encoding MSTELRRLRNYIDGEFRDAVDGRTTEVVNPATGEAYATAPLSGQADVDAAMAAAEAAFPGWRDTTPAERQKALLKIADAFEERAEELIAAEVENTGKPIGLTRSEEIPPMVDQIRFFAGAARMLEGRSAGEYMEGMTSIVRREPVGVCAQVAPWNYPMMMAVWKFAPAIAAGNTVVLKPSDTTPASTVLIAEIIGSILPKGVFNVITGDRDTGRLMVEHPIPAMASITGSVRAGMSVAESASKDLKRVHLELGGKAPVVVFADTDIAKAVEDISVAGFFNAGQDCTAATRVLVQEGIHDEFVAALAKAAAETKTGQPDDEDVLFGPLNNPNQLKQVAGFIERLPAHAKVEAGGHQVGEKGYFYAPTVVSGLKQDDEIIQREVFGPVITVQSFSDEGQAVEWANGVEYALASSVWTKDHGRAMRMSKALDFGCVWINTHIPLVAEMPHGGFKKSGYGKDLSGYGFDDYTRIKHVMTSLD
- a CDS encoding MBL fold metallo-hydrolase; protein product: MRLTDHVTLVASGAYGFDLSDPLDCHVYLVRGTRHSALVDAGAGWSAEAIVRAVRATGADPRHLLLTHGHADHAGGAAALAERLPGLRVLAGAEARGWIAAGDEAGVSLDRGKASGYYPADYTFAPCPRVEALPDGAEIDLGGGVVLRAVATPGHADGHLCYHLRTPGHQALFSGDCVFTGGRISLQNLHDCRVPEYAASLHRLAALDVDALFPGHHEVSLARAGRHLEAARDTLARGLLPRSTT
- a CDS encoding sigma-70 family RNA polymerase sigma factor gives rise to the protein MDGRQWRSTIAAAQAGDRRALDELVEGWLPLVYNIVGRALNGHADVDDVVQETMLRAVGNLDTLRDPDSFRSWLVAIAMRQIRDRARRRTADQLDDHDAHDAADFAELTVLRLQLEGQRKEVAEAVRWLDDEDRQLLSLWWLEVAGELTRRELAAAVGISRQHAAVRVQRMKARLETARGIVRALDSSCSDLGRVTARWSGQPDSVWRKRIARHIRGCARCDGHGRPGEVVVPAERLLVGLALVPVPVGFTLSLAFGGKTAVAATAATASVGWSAKVIGLLTKPVVAVSAGATIVAGGAYVVTQPPVDRPAQAAPSAMSTARGPAAPVPRPPSPSSLSSSPSPSASPSATKKKAPRDLYGTVVDVADAAPDPDTPPAALPRRPESGITSSGGARTVMNHRGNQVTFTGQGYVLVRWQISPQYRPGGLVMPAWTGLDGKLFHVASGGGRRMDDPTSADGKTSGMGGPDTGYTVLPDGTQQMWQNEYFYLDGTVTLVQNERGADYGITVAPSSWDAVTEDITVGPERGAIRYGLVRDDGKDSAPVPQYVTREKPKDAATVPQRSEV
- a CDS encoding adenosine deaminase; the protein is MTDHRTAQGVPLSPAVADTAAAPGTRDLHAFIAGLPKAELHVHHVGSASPRIVSELAARHPDSQVPTDPEALADYFSFTDFAHFIQVYLSVVDLIRTPEDVRLLTFEVARDLARQQVRYAELTVTPYSSTRRGIEERAFMDAIEDARKAAEAEFGTVLRWCFDVPGEAGTAAADETLRLATEDRLRPEGLVSFGLGGPEVGVPRPQFKPHFDRAIAAGLHSVPHAGETTGPETIWDALNELRAERIGHGTSAARDPKLLAHLAERRIPLEVCPTSNIATRAVRTLDEHPIKEFVRAGVLVTVNSDDPPMFGTDLNTEYAVAARLLDLDEQGVAALARNAVDASFLDEPGKARVTAEIDTYTSAWLTP
- a CDS encoding aspartate aminotransferase family protein, translating into MTVSPKDLSQTAYDHLWMHFTRMSSYENSPVPTIVRGEGTYIYDDKGKRYLDGLAGLFVVQAGHGRTELAETAFKQAQELAFFPVWSYAHPKAVELAERIASHAPGDLNKVFFTTGGGEAVETAWKLAKQYFKLQGKPTKYKVISRAVAYHGTPQGALSITGLPALKAPFEPLVPGAHKVPNTNIYRAPIHGDDPEAFGRWAADQIEQQILFEGPETVAAVFLEPVQNAGGCFPPPPGYFRRVREICDQYDVLLVSDEVICAFGRLGTMFACDKFGYVPDMITCAKGMTSGYSPIGACVVSDRIAEPFYKGDNTFLHGYTFGGHPVSAAVGLANLDLFEREKLNQHVLDNEAAFRSTLEKLHDLPIVGDVRGNGYFYGIELVKDKATKESFDDDETERILYGFLSKKLFENGLYCRADDRGDPVVQLAPPLISDQSTFDEIEQILRATLTEAWTLL
- a CDS encoding ABC transporter substrate-binding protein translates to MLTRRSLLGAAASLGVLTGCGVPAAYVAPGDRAGVDLSARDKRLSWSNWPLYIDTDDEDDTRRPTLEAFEERTGIAVDYVEEINDNDEFFGKISPALMNHQQTGRDLVVVSDWMCARFVRLGWVQEMDRARQPNVSRHLDPQLRSPAFDPGRAFTVPWQSGITGIAYNRRRVGREIRRVADLWADDLKGRVTLLSGLDEAFALLMQGNGVDVTRWTADDFHTVCDQVASRVRRGHIRRFTGNDYIKDLSSGDVLACQAYSGDVIQLQADDPDIRFVVPEEGAELWSESLMIPNLARHKTSAERLVDHYYDPEVAAELAAWVNYVCPVPAARDVLASAKDEETAALAEDPLIFPDDAMRARLAVARDITSGERREFARRWNGIVGL
- a CDS encoding YceI family protein; its protein translation is MNLFTRAASLRRPAAPTAAQLPHESAAFAPDGTTDPALAMLTGEWMIDAAHSRIGFSVRHALVTTVRGAFTEYQSRLYFDGRDPSRSRAEIVLSTTSVDTGVEQRDAHLMGRDFLDAATYPRMRFVSTAVRLVGNDVYRMAGELTIKSITRPVDLELTYIGHVMDPFGYERVGFDGTTTINRSEWGLTYNQRLAEGGAMVSEKVRLQFDIAAIRSIPGG
- a CDS encoding Lrp/AsnC family transcriptional regulator — its product is MHSEAVASRSADPKDSRDSREPRNGTPQLDAVSLAIVEQLQEDGRRPYAAIGKAVGLSEAAVRQRVQKLLDQGVMQIVAVTDPLTVGFRRQAMLGIHVDGDLDPVADALTAMSEVEYLVITAGSFDLLAEIVCEDDDHLLEVINKRIRTLPGVRSTESFVYLKLKKQTYMWGTR
- a CDS encoding glycerophosphodiester phosphodiesterase, whose translation is MRTVTAVAHRGAPYHHRENTLDSLRAGLELGADAVEFDVRTTRDGVPVLLHDSTLNRLWEVDRPLAALSAAELRGLTADGVPTLADALLATGGSRVMVDLPGAVNPRAVRQILGVVRECDAEDRVYYSADPRTVLAVRAAAPAAELALTWKTSAPPRPALLDAIRPRWLNYRFGLLTRPLAERVHRDGYLLSAWTPDTRRSMRRLLSWGVDSITTNRIDALCTLRATGEVRPAR